One window of Verrucomicrobiia bacterium genomic DNA carries:
- a CDS encoding four helix bundle protein: MDKIELKQRTKNYALRVIKAVEALPHERVANVLGKQLLRSGTSVGANYRAACRAKSSADFVNKLKIVEEECDESLYWMELMVEAGVMPENKLGQLMIEGDELLAITVASIKRSRSAGGS; this comes from the coding sequence ATGGACAAGATTGAGCTTAAACAGCGCACGAAAAACTACGCTTTGAGGGTTATCAAAGCGGTAGAAGCTCTTCCTCATGAAAGAGTTGCCAATGTGCTGGGGAAGCAACTGTTGCGGTCAGGCACTTCAGTGGGTGCCAATTATCGCGCAGCTTGCCGGGCAAAGTCTTCTGCGGATTTCGTCAACAAGTTGAAGATCGTCGAAGAAGAGTGTGATGAATCGCTTTATTGGATGGAGTTGATGGTGGAAGCGGGTGTGATGCCCGAAAATAAACTTGGACAGTTGATGATAGAAGGGGACGAGTTGCTGGCTATCACGGTTGCCTCAATCAAGAGGAGCCGAAGTGCTGGTGGCTCGTAA
- a CDS encoding succinate dehydrogenase/fumarate reductase iron-sulfur subunit gives MKVTLKVWRQKNASTPGEFKTYQTPVLNANMSFLEMLDVVNEELANKGEEPIAFDHDCREGICGTCSLVIDGKPHGPHQGIATCQTYMRSFQDGDEIYVEPFRAKPFEIIKDLVCDRKPFDRIQQAGGFITVRTGAAPDANSIPVPKDDSDMAMDAAQCIGCGACVAACKNASAMLFVAAKVSHLGLLPQGQPERFKRVKAMVDQMDKEGFGSCSVTGSCEAVCPKSITLDFIAMMNRDYAVALLKGDPKPIAGGGA, from the coding sequence ATGAAAGTTACATTGAAAGTTTGGCGTCAGAAGAACGCGAGCACGCCCGGTGAGTTCAAGACTTACCAGACGCCGGTGCTGAACGCGAATATGTCGTTCCTCGAGATGCTCGACGTGGTGAACGAAGAGCTGGCGAACAAGGGCGAGGAGCCGATCGCGTTCGATCACGACTGCCGTGAGGGTATCTGCGGCACGTGCTCACTGGTGATCGATGGCAAGCCGCACGGCCCGCATCAGGGCATCGCGACGTGCCAGACATACATGCGCAGCTTCCAGGACGGCGACGAAATCTACGTGGAGCCGTTCCGCGCGAAGCCGTTTGAGATCATCAAAGATTTGGTTTGCGACCGTAAGCCGTTTGATCGCATCCAGCAGGCCGGTGGCTTCATCACGGTGCGCACGGGTGCGGCGCCGGATGCGAACTCCATTCCGGTGCCGAAAGATGATTCCGATATGGCGATGGATGCGGCGCAATGCATCGGTTGCGGTGCGTGCGTGGCCGCGTGCAAGAACGCGAGCGCGATGCTGTTCGTGGCGGCCAAGGTGTCGCATCTCGGTCTGCTGCCGCAAGGCCAGCCGGAACGTTTCAAGCGCGTGAAGGCGATGGTGGATCAGATGGACAAGGAAGGCTTCGGCAGTTGCTCGGTGACGGGTTCCTGCGAGGCCGTTTGCCCGAAGAGCATCACCTTGGATTTCATCGCGATGATGAATCGCGATTACGCGGTCGCTTTGTTGAAGGGTGATCCGAAACCGATCGCGGGCGGCGGAGCTTAA
- a CDS encoding D-alanine--D-alanine ligase codes for MSFTVKKPLRVLVLCHEDLVPPDSIEGLSDKEIQPWKTEYDVIHALRTMGHEVFPIGLYSDLNVIRQAIEAHQPHIAFNLLEEFHGDALFDQHVVSYLELRQLPYTGCNPRGLTLAHDKALSKKILAYHRIPVPQFIVVPVNRKPHRPKRLKFPLFVKSLVDEGSVGISQASIVHDDAKLAERVTFIHEKTKNPAIVEEFIEGRELYIAMMGNERLQSFTPWELLIERLPEGAPVIATSKLKWDYRYQEKVGVKTAAAELTPELRKKVEHLSKRIYRLLYLSGCARLDFRMTPEGEFYLLEANPNPNISFGEDFTEAAEHCGIHYEEVLQKLITLGLSYRRMA; via the coding sequence ATGAGTTTCACGGTCAAAAAACCGTTACGCGTGCTGGTCCTCTGCCACGAGGACCTGGTGCCGCCTGATTCCATCGAGGGCCTGAGTGATAAGGAAATCCAGCCGTGGAAAACGGAGTATGATGTGATCCACGCGTTGCGCACCATGGGCCATGAAGTTTTCCCCATCGGCCTCTACAGCGATCTGAACGTCATCCGCCAGGCCATCGAAGCACATCAACCGCACATCGCTTTCAACCTGCTCGAAGAATTTCACGGCGATGCCCTCTTCGATCAGCATGTCGTCAGCTATCTCGAACTGCGCCAGCTCCCCTACACCGGCTGCAATCCGCGCGGCCTCACGCTCGCTCATGATAAGGCGCTCTCGAAAAAGATTCTCGCCTATCACCGCATCCCGGTGCCGCAATTCATCGTGGTGCCCGTGAACCGCAAGCCACATCGCCCCAAGCGACTTAAGTTCCCCCTCTTCGTGAAGTCGCTGGTGGATGAAGGCTCCGTCGGCATCTCCCAAGCCTCCATCGTGCATGACGACGCCAAGCTCGCCGAACGCGTCACCTTCATCCATGAGAAGACGAAGAACCCCGCGATCGTGGAAGAATTCATCGAAGGTCGTGAACTCTACATCGCCATGATGGGCAACGAACGCCTGCAATCATTCACCCCTTGGGAACTGCTCATCGAGCGATTGCCGGAAGGCGCGCCCGTCATCGCCACCAGCAAGCTCAAGTGGGATTATCGCTATCAGGAAAAAGTCGGCGTGAAGACTGCCGCCGCTGAACTCACACCTGAGTTGCGCAAGAAAGTGGAGCACCTCTCCAAACGTATCTACCGCCTGCTCTATCTCAGCGGCTGCGCCCGCCTCGACTTTCGCATGACTCCGGAAGGCGAATTCTATCTGCTGGAAGCCAATCCAAATCCGAACATCTCCTTCGGCGAAGACTTCACCGAAGCCGCCGAGCACTGCGGCATCCACTACGAAGAAGTCCTCCAAAAGCTCATCACCCTGGGCCTAAGCTACCGCCGAATGGCCTAA
- a CDS encoding putative zinc-binding metallopeptidase — translation MPAGQARTTNHKTLRLKPVINLNRLNEEQLLDLRLCDLPLRITGSPLAVLIDRLYAELAERGIDFQPPCWLAEEWFSPDAVPGIAIPFFLAHPRLAALEKKFMLEVEGGTDHQCMRILRHEAGHALDTAYRLHRRKEWREMFGSFATPYPNSYQPRPNSRRYVLHLDAWYAQAHPAEDFAETFAVWLTPNSRWRTRYAGWDALEKLEFVDELMEDISGAAPANRKRKPVEPLKECKTTLREHYRHKTEYYQTEGSSRYDRILLRVFSNHERYHGNEAASAYLRRIQKELVPLVSHGTGVHAYTIRHVVLQLIRRCQELKLRVAGSHRRAWMNSLVMLTTQSMNALHTGHYRFAV, via the coding sequence TTGCCGGCAGGACAAGCGCGCACGACGAATCACAAAACCCTTCGATTGAAACCCGTCATCAATCTCAACCGCCTGAACGAGGAACAACTCCTCGACCTGCGCCTCTGTGATCTGCCCCTGCGCATCACCGGCTCACCCCTCGCGGTCCTGATTGATCGCCTCTACGCCGAGCTCGCTGAACGCGGCATCGATTTCCAACCGCCCTGCTGGCTTGCGGAAGAATGGTTCTCGCCCGATGCCGTTCCCGGCATCGCCATCCCCTTCTTCCTCGCCCATCCGCGCCTCGCTGCGCTGGAAAAGAAATTCATGCTCGAGGTAGAAGGCGGCACTGATCACCAATGCATGCGCATCCTGCGCCATGAAGCCGGGCATGCGCTCGACACCGCCTATCGCCTGCACCGCCGCAAAGAATGGCGGGAGATGTTCGGCTCCTTCGCCACACCGTATCCGAACAGCTACCAACCACGCCCCAATAGCCGCCGCTACGTGCTGCACTTGGATGCCTGGTATGCCCAGGCGCATCCCGCCGAAGATTTCGCCGAGACCTTCGCCGTCTGGCTCACACCCAATTCCCGCTGGCGTACGCGTTACGCCGGTTGGGACGCCCTGGAGAAACTCGAGTTCGTGGATGAACTGATGGAAGACATCTCCGGAGCTGCGCCTGCAAATCGCAAACGCAAGCCCGTCGAACCGCTCAAGGAATGCAAGACCACCTTGCGCGAACATTACCGCCATAAGACCGAGTATTATCAGACGGAAGGCAGCTCTCGCTACGATCGCATTCTGCTGCGTGTCTTCTCCAATCACGAACGCTATCACGGCAATGAAGCCGCCTCCGCTTACTTACGCCGCATTCAGAAGGAACTCGTGCCCTTAGTCTCACACGGTACAGGCGTTCATGCCTACACCATCCGCCATGTCGTCTTGCAGTTGATTCGTCGCTGTCAGGAGTTAAAACTGCGTGTAGCAGGCTCGCATCGCCGTGCGTGGATGAACTCCCTCGTCATGCTCACCACGCAGTCCATGAACGCTTTGCACACAGGTCACTATCGTTTTGCCGTATGA
- a CDS encoding BlaI/MecI/CopY family transcriptional regulator: protein MKTAKVHRLGELQLRILKVLWGKREGTVGEVHEALSAEDDFAYTTIATMLRKMEARGLVKHRTEGRTFIYAAMVAEHEVTKGALNDLVDRFFEGSLAEAMNHLLTSREVSKEELARMQKLIEERKKKL, encoded by the coding sequence ATGAAGACGGCCAAGGTGCATCGGTTAGGGGAGCTTCAACTGCGGATCCTGAAAGTGCTTTGGGGGAAGCGCGAAGGGACGGTTGGAGAGGTTCACGAGGCGTTGAGTGCGGAGGATGATTTTGCCTATACGACCATCGCCACCATGTTGAGAAAGATGGAGGCGCGGGGGTTGGTGAAACATCGGACGGAGGGGAGGACGTTCATTTACGCGGCGATGGTCGCGGAGCATGAAGTTACGAAAGGCGCGCTCAATGACCTCGTGGACCGTTTTTTTGAAGGGAGCCTGGCGGAGGCGATGAACCATCTGCTGACCTCCCGTGAGGTGAGCAAGGAGGAACTGGCGCGGATGCAAAAGCTCATCGAGGAAAGGAAGAAGAAACTATGA
- a CDS encoding M56 family metallopeptidase has protein sequence MSAPWHMVGWLAVEVALVVVLSLLVTWRMRSVIWQRTLWQAGLIALTGVLVVEFAALTPVFARKEVRVDAPVVEVKPEVVESGTPFHAPIEITATELSVPVPTEPLPAVNLVEPVATAPRVEDLAVKVDTIAEVSAAKVEEQVDSARKFPLVLALVLLVWVVGTLVLGARLLVGRFLLLRFCARSRVVAGEGDGDWGRESKTGRRAPLTPSLSPPRGEGDEALRCSPQLLAIGGSARMRPSIFDRQLFERVQGIARKLGLKQSVQVLETGRIQTPVVFGLVRLTIALPSGFAEKFGRKQQEAILAHELAHLAARDPLWYLLADALVSVLWWHPLVWVARARLQVASEMAADEACVLAKHGPETLAECLVTIAQEMTGKGSLESIGIEGSGFRSRLGQRVERLLELSAEMVSRPAAWRTRMVKVGMPVLLVGVLLVGSGWVRRDQSAPWSGLISGAWNMMSGILKTEEADIRREPRPVLVVAQAEKSTVESDGRAEKALEPLVTKVFNLKIALPTEIVTAVGTAITDSRGKIVADDRAKKLLVSVVKGDMGNVEDVIAKLDVSGGKIEGAVQATNTAFSYDKDGKLSRHEGDIKRLDRMREVERERLDRMVEAEERESRLDGIRFSKVSLKNVTLEEAVKRLISSTPFKGLKVEMEGKMATTMGNIELGLVMCSAEIEHGDSLRQALDAVCKGAVYPLQYQYQSQGNKVVFQAKTVAKPVEAEVAALIQSGRVWYEQQRLAEAEIKFKEAIKFDPANTVAFYYLNLIQEARYGDLAKKRDEEQRARIVQVEKSWDIPAGTNRLPMPNPYVRTNGSQTMTKARQRKLALLDQMVMKEVFFDGWPLVEVVRILQEESVKLDPEKMGVNFIINSNLDDQPANRGLNTEGKSELKAQASPKAVDLEKMIIRINPALKNLRMIDALDAITKVATPIDGVGLTFMVEDYAVVFRQRVNEPKQLFTRIFKVDKEKLIKGLEAQTGQKLVPLTTNLTVASPTNLLQSPTASSGMVVTTNNSVARTQQLQTMARQFFAKCGVNVSSNESPETQIFFNDRTGALMVRASLLDLEIIASALEVLAAFPDTVASAAVSATSSTSAVWSYKFDGADYVMGVEKLTGKKVEEMSAVDLAAQVNGGRGMTNKHQVQWHQIELLTREFLKSQGADLSAGNFGLIAPQKPGDEAKWAVAWATAAELDVFRKSSQKIVEAGKLAEMVLLLGRATNQVTAKTVPPQTAAVTETIAVKEEISILVQDAKLLYELRRLDEAEKKLQEAIKRDPKNPAAYYYMNLVQEARNGELARKRDIAQRSDVVFPGGVPKARDGLPTPNPYVRTNSSLTITKARQRIEEKLDKMVVKEVFFDGLPLSEVVRYLRNESVKLDAEQLGINFMMNSRLDEQSGLQGNVGKNLTDPLGAPLAPAPAALDLSVVLVKINPPLKNLTMREMLNAITNVTAHVGKHGLDYKVEDYAVVFRERVIEPPQLFTRIFKVEPNTFNHGLQQVWASSGMPANSSTNLQDLWREFIRHAGVKTDTNSTPASQVFYNEKTGVLMVRASLRDLEVIQSAIEVLNMIPPQVQIEVRYIEVSDEVAKKMGLNWFTSGALSSTNSLKVAKLLNPTIPTGPNVRLEAPVLPNFVSVLSPKQTKDLIQKLLSGEGVDILTGPKVTTVSGRQAQISVLDQMKIEVGVKEEHKVATGPTLDIVPKVMPDGKALQMTWGVNLTQFVGYDKPAKGADKEVPLPRFRVRQVTNTSVLMDGQTLLIGCGTSEMKKGQQKGLFRSGPKTEIKHVVVMLTPRIIDPAGNFVNSDKELGY, from the coding sequence ATGAGCGCGCCGTGGCATATGGTGGGGTGGCTGGCGGTGGAGGTGGCGCTGGTGGTTGTGCTCTCACTGCTGGTGACGTGGCGGATGCGGTCGGTCATCTGGCAGCGGACGTTGTGGCAGGCGGGGTTGATCGCGCTGACGGGGGTGTTGGTGGTGGAGTTCGCGGCGTTGACGCCGGTGTTCGCTCGTAAAGAAGTTCGAGTGGATGCGCCTGTAGTGGAGGTGAAACCGGAAGTGGTGGAGTCCGGAACGCCTTTTCATGCGCCCATAGAAATCACTGCGACGGAGTTGAGTGTTCCTGTGCCGACAGAGCCTTTGCCTGCGGTGAACTTGGTGGAGCCGGTGGCGACTGCTCCAAGGGTTGAAGATTTGGCGGTGAAGGTGGATACGATCGCGGAGGTTTCGGCGGCCAAGGTGGAGGAGCAGGTTGATTCGGCAAGGAAGTTTCCTTTGGTGCTGGCGTTGGTGCTTTTGGTTTGGGTGGTGGGGACGTTGGTGCTGGGGGCGCGTTTGTTAGTGGGGAGGTTTTTGTTGCTGCGGTTTTGTGCGCGGAGCCGGGTGGTGGCGGGTGAAGGGGATGGAGATTGGGGGCGGGAAAGCAAAACTGGCAGGCGGGCACCCCTCACCCCGTCCCTCTCCCCTCCGAGGGGCGAGGGAGATGAAGCGTTGCGGTGCTCTCCTCAGCTCCTGGCGATCGGGGGCAGCGCCCGCATGCGCCCGTCAATATTCGACAGGCAGTTGTTTGAGCGCGTGCAGGGGATCGCGCGGAAGCTGGGTTTGAAGCAGTCAGTGCAGGTGTTGGAGACGGGGCGCATCCAGACGCCGGTGGTGTTCGGCTTGGTCCGGTTGACGATCGCGTTGCCGTCGGGATTTGCGGAGAAGTTTGGGCGGAAGCAGCAGGAGGCGATCTTGGCGCATGAACTAGCGCATCTGGCGGCGCGTGATCCATTGTGGTATCTGCTGGCGGATGCGCTGGTATCAGTGCTGTGGTGGCATCCGCTGGTGTGGGTGGCACGGGCGCGCTTGCAGGTGGCGAGCGAGATGGCGGCGGATGAGGCGTGTGTACTGGCGAAGCACGGACCGGAGACGCTGGCGGAGTGCCTGGTGACGATCGCGCAGGAGATGACAGGGAAGGGATCGCTGGAGTCCATCGGCATTGAGGGGAGCGGTTTTCGTTCGCGGTTGGGACAACGAGTGGAGCGGTTGTTGGAGCTTTCTGCGGAGATGGTGTCACGTCCAGCGGCTTGGCGGACGCGGATGGTGAAGGTGGGGATGCCTGTTTTGTTGGTGGGGGTGTTGCTCGTTGGGTCGGGGTGGGTGAGGCGGGATCAGAGTGCGCCGTGGTCGGGGTTGATTAGTGGGGCGTGGAACATGATGTCGGGGATTCTGAAGACTGAGGAGGCGGATATCAGGCGGGAACCGAGACCAGTGTTAGTGGTTGCTCAGGCAGAGAAATCGACGGTTGAGAGCGATGGACGCGCGGAGAAGGCTTTGGAGCCGCTGGTCACCAAGGTGTTCAATCTGAAAATTGCATTGCCGACGGAAATCGTTACTGCGGTGGGGACTGCCATAACGGATTCGCGGGGGAAAATAGTGGCGGATGACCGGGCGAAGAAGTTGCTGGTCTCTGTGGTGAAGGGTGACATGGGAAATGTGGAGGATGTGATCGCCAAGTTGGATGTGAGCGGAGGAAAAATTGAAGGGGCAGTGCAAGCAACGAACACTGCCTTCAGCTATGATAAAGATGGAAAACTATCGAGGCATGAGGGAGATATTAAAAGATTGGATCGAATGCGTGAGGTGGAGCGTGAAAGATTGGATCGAATGGTTGAAGCCGAAGAAAGAGAGTCTCGTTTGGATGGCATCAGGTTTTCCAAGGTGTCGCTCAAAAATGTGACGCTGGAGGAGGCGGTAAAACGGTTGATCAGCAGTACTCCATTCAAGGGTTTAAAGGTGGAGATGGAGGGCAAGATGGCGACGACGATGGGGAATATTGAGCTTGGGTTAGTTATGTGCAGTGCTGAAATTGAGCATGGGGATTCTTTGCGGCAGGCGTTGGATGCGGTGTGCAAAGGGGCGGTGTATCCGTTGCAGTACCAGTATCAATCGCAGGGAAACAAGGTGGTATTTCAGGCCAAGACAGTGGCGAAGCCAGTTGAGGCGGAGGTGGCGGCATTGATCCAGAGCGGGAGAGTATGGTACGAGCAGCAACGGCTGGCAGAAGCGGAGATAAAGTTCAAGGAAGCTATCAAATTCGATCCCGCCAACACGGTCGCGTTTTATTACCTGAATCTGATACAAGAGGCGCGATATGGGGATCTGGCGAAGAAGCGGGATGAGGAGCAACGGGCACGCATTGTTCAGGTAGAAAAGAGTTGGGATATACCGGCCGGGACGAATCGATTGCCGATGCCGAATCCGTATGTGCGGACGAATGGATCACAAACGATGACAAAAGCGCGGCAACGTAAGCTGGCTCTGCTGGATCAGATGGTGATGAAGGAGGTTTTCTTTGACGGATGGCCTTTGGTGGAGGTGGTGAGGATTTTACAGGAGGAATCGGTGAAGCTGGATCCGGAGAAGATGGGTGTCAATTTTATCATCAATTCGAATCTGGATGACCAGCCAGCAAATCGAGGGCTGAATACGGAGGGCAAGTCTGAACTGAAGGCGCAGGCATCACCCAAGGCGGTGGATTTGGAGAAGATGATTATCAGGATCAATCCGGCGTTGAAGAATCTGCGGATGATCGATGCTTTGGATGCGATCACGAAGGTGGCGACGCCGATCGATGGGGTTGGTTTGACCTTCATGGTGGAGGATTATGCGGTGGTGTTCCGGCAGCGGGTGAATGAGCCGAAGCAGTTGTTCACGCGGATTTTCAAGGTGGACAAAGAAAAATTGATTAAAGGTTTAGAAGCGCAAACGGGGCAGAAACTTGTGCCGCTGACGACGAATCTGACGGTTGCGAGTCCGACCAATCTGCTTCAAAGCCCGACGGCTTCAAGTGGGATGGTGGTGACGACAAATAATTCGGTGGCTCGTACGCAACAGCTTCAAACCATGGCCCGCCAGTTCTTCGCGAAATGTGGTGTGAACGTGAGCTCTAATGAGTCGCCCGAAACACAGATTTTCTTCAATGATCGGACTGGTGCGCTAATGGTGCGGGCTTCTTTGCTGGATTTGGAGATCATCGCCAGCGCATTGGAGGTGCTGGCGGCTTTTCCTGATACGGTAGCTTCTGCGGCGGTATCAGCGACATCGTCAACGTCAGCTGTTTGGAGCTATAAATTTGATGGGGCGGATTATGTGATGGGAGTGGAAAAGTTGACCGGGAAAAAAGTGGAGGAGATGTCGGCGGTGGATTTGGCTGCGCAGGTGAATGGCGGGAGAGGCATGACGAACAAGCATCAGGTGCAATGGCATCAGATAGAGCTGCTCACGCGGGAGTTCTTGAAGTCTCAAGGGGCTGATTTATCGGCAGGTAATTTCGGGTTGATCGCACCCCAGAAGCCGGGGGATGAGGCGAAATGGGCGGTCGCTTGGGCAACGGCGGCGGAGTTGGACGTTTTTCGCAAGAGCAGCCAGAAGATCGTGGAAGCTGGAAAACTTGCCGAAATGGTCTTGCTTTTGGGCCGGGCGACTAACCAAGTGACGGCCAAGACTGTGCCACCCCAAACAGCGGCAGTAACGGAAACGATTGCGGTAAAGGAGGAGATATCCATTCTCGTGCAGGATGCGAAGCTGCTTTATGAACTGCGGCGGCTGGATGAGGCGGAGAAGAAGTTGCAGGAAGCCATCAAGCGTGATCCGAAGAATCCTGCTGCATATTACTATATGAACTTGGTGCAGGAGGCGCGGAATGGGGAATTGGCACGCAAGCGGGATATTGCGCAACGTTCTGACGTTGTGTTTCCAGGTGGGGTGCCGAAGGCTAGAGATGGATTGCCTACGCCGAATCCTTATGTGCGGACGAATTCTTCCCTAACCATTACAAAAGCCAGACAGCGGATCGAGGAGAAGCTGGATAAGATGGTGGTGAAGGAGGTGTTCTTTGACGGGTTGCCGCTTTCTGAGGTTGTAAGGTATCTACGCAATGAGTCGGTCAAATTGGATGCGGAGCAGTTGGGTATCAACTTCATGATGAACTCCCGTCTGGATGAGCAGTCGGGTTTACAAGGGAATGTGGGCAAGAATTTGACTGACCCGTTGGGTGCTCCTTTGGCACCAGCACCAGCTGCGTTGGACCTGAGCGTGGTGTTGGTGAAGATCAATCCACCACTGAAGAATCTGACGATGCGGGAGATGTTGAACGCGATCACGAATGTGACGGCGCACGTGGGCAAGCATGGGCTGGACTACAAGGTGGAGGATTATGCGGTGGTGTTCCGGGAACGGGTGATCGAGCCGCCGCAGTTGTTCACGCGGATTTTCAAGGTGGAGCCGAATACTTTTAATCATGGGTTGCAGCAGGTGTGGGCGAGCAGTGGGATGCCGGCGAATTCATCCACGAATCTACAGGATCTGTGGCGGGAGTTCATCCGGCACGCAGGGGTGAAGACGGATACAAATAGCACTCCGGCCAGTCAGGTTTTTTATAATGAAAAAACAGGAGTGTTGATGGTGCGAGCATCGTTGAGAGATCTGGAGGTGATCCAGTCTGCCATTGAAGTGCTGAATATGATCCCACCACAGGTGCAGATCGAGGTGCGCTATATCGAGGTGTCGGATGAGGTGGCAAAGAAGATGGGGTTGAACTGGTTCACGAGCGGGGCCTTGAGCAGTACCAATTCGTTGAAGGTCGCAAAGTTGTTGAATCCCACAATTCCGACCGGCCCTAATGTGAGATTAGAGGCTCCCGTGCTCCCTAACTTCGTTAGTGTGCTATCTCCCAAACAGACAAAAGATTTGATCCAAAAATTATTGTCGGGCGAAGGGGTCGATATCCTGACGGGACCCAAGGTGACGACGGTCAGCGGGAGGCAGGCGCAGATCTCCGTGCTGGATCAAATGAAGATAGAGGTCGGGGTGAAGGAAGAGCATAAAGTCGCGACGGGGCCAACGCTGGATATCGTTCCAAAGGTGATGCCGGATGGAAAGGCTCTGCAAATGACATGGGGGGTGAATCTGACGCAATTCGTAGGCTACGACAAACCCGCCAAAGGAGCGGACAAGGAGGTGCCGCTGCCGCGTTTCCGGGTGCGGCAGGTGACTAACACGAGCGTGCTCATGGACGGACAAACATTGCTGATTGGCTGTGGTACATCGGAAATGAAGAAGGGGCAGCAAAAGGGTTTGTTCCGTAGCGGACCTAAAACGGAGATCAAGCATGTGGTGGTGATGTTGACGCCGCGCATCATTGATCCAGCGGGGAATTTTGTGAACTCGGACAAAGAGTTGGGATATTAG